GGGCTGTCTAGGTCAAGCTCATCATCATCAGCAGAAAACCCATCAACAACAGGAGCCATATCAGCTGCAATGGTCCCAAGTGCAGCAACATCTGCTTGAACTGAATTAGATGGATTGGCCTTCCCATTTATAATAACATTCTCTGATGAATCACCCCCagcataagatacatgaaggtTTCTGAATTGGTGGGTATTTTCCAAGCGAATGGATCTGATTGTCCTTAAACTGTTTGACGTAGCAGTCGGTAGAAGCGAAGTATCACAAGGCAACCCAGAAGTCCTGTACCTACCATGGATGCTGTTCAACCGAAGGAACAACATCAGAGTCATGAAACAAGCACATAGGATCTGAAGATAAAAATAATACAAACTTTTGTCAATAAATGAAAATGAATGGGGTAATTGTTTTTCCTCAGCCAAGTTCAAGGGGAGTGTAATCAGGCAAGTGAAACAAAACAAGAAGCAAGCTATTTATCCATGGACTTCCTACTTCACTCATCTGCTTCTATTTGACTTCCGATCAGCGATATGTGGGCTAACGCTCGAGCCTGACAGACCCTAGAACCCTCCGATGCTATAATAAAACGTAACCAATATTGGATACCTAACTCGCTCCAAACACAATACCAAAGTTCACTTCAGTACACCCAGGTTTACTGTTCAAGAGTCAAGACACGCTTATGGTGATACCCCTAAGACCTTCTGTTAAACTACATTCTCCGGAAGCGAGCCCATGGTCTCTCGCACGAACCACCCCGCCACACCGGTTTCAATGCAAAATTAAGCCAGGTCGGCTGAGTTGAGGGGCTCACCGGGCGCACGACGCCGTGGAGGCCATTTTTTTCACGAGCTGCTCCGGCCGCGAAATTCCGCAGCCGGCGCGGGGATTCCTGGCGAGAGACGAGACAAGCCGCGGCGGATTGCGAAGCTCTCCTCGCGGTGCGCCGGTGGGGGCACGAGCACGACCAGAACTCCAGAAGGTGGGAGTGGGACGGATGGGGACGTCGCTCCTCGCTCGAGAAGGCGGTAGATAGGATCGAAGGGACGAACTGATGACTGTACGCGCCGTGGACGTGGAGAGCGCTGGCCGTGTGATCCGAGTCGACGGTGCCGATTGATCTGCTCGAGGGCACGGGACGCGGATGGAGCGGCTGGGCCGGAGGGACATGAGGCCTTTCCGCAGCTGGTTTTCCGCCCGTGAAATTGAAATCAGGCCCGTTTTTTGTTAGGGACGCTCGAGCCCATTCCCGCTCCGATAAAATCGGTGGTGATCGAGAGGGAAAGTTGGGCCTCGTCGAATGCAAAGCCCAGCGCAATCGATTGTTTCTTTTCTTGGTCTCGGTGCAAGCGATAAACCGACTCGGCGACTCCTCATTCAGCGAGCTTGAGCTCGGCTTTGAAAGATATGAACAGCTACACTTTCAATGCGATATCTTGTATAAGATCAACGAAAACTCTCACTCTACTGGATCGAATTCGGCGTGGAGAAAGACCATCCTCTACTCCACACATGACTTCTCCTCCGTTCCAATTTGGTGATTATTTTAGCAAATCTAGATTTATAAATTTTGTTATGCATCTTAGATATATATTATGTCTGTATATAAtaaaatttatatatttttaattTACTAAAACGATCTGCAATTTGGAtcagaacggagggagtacacgTTACGTACATCGAAGCTGAGAATGAGATGCATACGCACGCCATACCGTAGAGTTTGTCAGTAACGCATGCCACGCAAACCTTATCAGACGGCACACTAAGGCTGATATCAGCAGCGTTGCTATCCGCCCGTGTAAAATCGCTGGTGCTCCCTCGTTTGCACACCGCTTTTTTCAAATTGCAAAGTCCGATAGCTTCGCTGCTGATATCAGTCTAACCATATGCGATCCCATATGGCCATATGCCCATATCGACAGCTGAGCCCCACGGGCCTCGGCCACACCTGATGATCCCAAGCTCTACCCTCGCTGCCTCTGGGGCCCACGCCTCGTGATGATCTGTGAACAGAAAGCACCGGTTCACATCCAAGAAGCATTCACGCAGAGAAGCTGACGACCTGGCCCTACCTTTACACACCAGCGCCACCTGTCAGTAGCAACCTGACAGATCGCGCCTCCCCGCTACTGtacaaaacaaaacaaatcttTAGCTGTTGCTCTCCGACGGCTGCAGGCCACTACCATCCCTCtcgctcggccgccgccgccgccaatggAGAGCCTCCGGCTCGCCGTCTCCCACCGCCCGGCCCTCCCGCTCCCTACTCCGCCCGGCCACCTCCGGCGCCGCCATGTCCACCTCCAGCCCTCCCCCaattccctctccctctcgctccCCATCTCTCCCCACCTCGCcccagccgcgcgccgccacctccccccgctcctcgccgccgcgccagGCTCTCCGGCCGCGAGCCCCAGCCCGGCCCCGAagcccgccgcggcggcgggcggcgcgaagCCGCTGCCCCTCCTCCTCTCGGTCGCCGCCGGCCTCGCCGTCCGCTTTCTCGTGCCGCGCCCCGCCGAGGTGACCCCGCAGGCGTGGCAGCTGCTCTCCATCTTCCTCTCCACCATCGCGGGGCTCGTCCTCGGCCCGCTCCCCGTCGGCGCGTGGGCGTTCCTCGGCCTCACCGCCACTGTCGCCACGCGCACGCTCCCCTTCACCGCCGCGTTCGGGGCCTTCACCAACGAGGTCATCTGGCTCATCGTCATCTCCTTCTTCTTCGCGCGCGGGTTCGTCAAGACCGGCCTCGGCGACCGCGTCGCGACCTACTTCGTGAAGTGGCTGGGGCGCAGCACGCTGGGTCTGTCCTACGGGCTTGCCATCAGCGAGGCGTTCATCGCGCCTGCTATGCCCAGTACTACGGCCAGGGCAGGAGGGGTTTTCCTTCCCATTGTCAAGTCACTGTCTCTCTCGTCGGGCAGCAAGCCGAACGATCCATCGGCGAAGAAGCTGGGTTCCTACCTTGTGCAATCGCAGTTACAGGTAAGGAacgatgagcttgatgatgcagATGACTGCTGGTTTTATAGTAAGATGTTACATACGAATCCCGCTGTTATATCAGAGATACAATTCGGCTTGGAGCTTCTAAATTTGCTCCAGATGGATGAATCTGTGCATGTGCTTAGATGTAGAGGCATGCATTTTGCATTATCCTAAGACTGAGCGAATAATATTGATCTATATGCATTACTGCTGATGTGCATTAACTATTGTAGATGCTACTAGGATTAATAAAATTGATCTAGGGACTTCTCAGGATAAATTTTCTCGTAGACGTGCATTAACTATCATAGATGCTATTAGGATGGGGGTAATGAAAACTCCGCTCCTAAGATATTTCAATGTCTTCTAGGAATCTGCAGTGTTGCTAATCACCATTGAACCGGAAAAGTGCATTCATTCTTCAGTGTATACTGAAGAGTGCATTTTAGGTCATAATAGATTGAGCCCTCGATCACATATTTGTAATGGCAGGTCATTTGACTCTACACCTTGTGACATTGGTATGAATTGTAGCTTGTAGTTTACAAATCACTGCTAGTCTCATGGATGGCTGCCTGTTTTGGACAGGGGCAAGTACAGACCCTGATACCTGTGGGGTATAATATCTTTTCAATTTTTTGCTAAACAGTTTGTTAGATCCTTGTATATCTAGTTCTTTTTTTCCTCAAAAACTGTAGATTCATATGCTCCTCAACCCACTGGGTGGATCTAGCATTGATTAAATGGGCTTTTAATTTTGTTAGTGTTTGTGCTAATTGCATTAGTGGCCAACAGCTCTGTCTATTTAGGAGATATTATGTATCAGGAACATTAGAGTCTCATTTTGGACATTTCAACTTTTTCAACATAAAAGGAAATATCAGGCGCACAACATTATATTGCTGAACATATGCACCAACTTGATTTCCTCCCTTGGATCAAATGTGAATGGCCCAAGTGAGTGGTGGGAATCGCCCCATTCTCATGGCCACCTTTTTGTTGGAACTAAATCTAATTGGCCTAAATCATCCCAAGAGGGATTTAGAAAACTCTCACCTCCCACATGGTTCACTCAGATTAAATCCAAGGGACATGATTGGGTTTGTGCACATATTGACCAATATACTCTCGTGCACCTGACATTTCATTTTCAACATAATAGTCCTACATTTAAGGATGCCGCTTTATGTCTTACCTTCTTTCTTTGATATTATACATATGATTGTGTTATATAGCATTGAGCCTACCCCTTAGATGATATCACCTCAGGTGATATGGAGGTGAAGAAATCCTTAGTGGTCTCTGCGAGTGCATCCTTGGCACCTTGGTTGCTTTGGAATACTGGAAAACACATGGTGCGCAATTAAGCGTGATGCAGACTGCTGTATGAAATAAATTAGTTTCCACTTAAAAATCTACTACTACCTAATGTAGTTGTAGTACTCCCTCATTTTTCATTTTAGAGGAATGCATGTGAATTGTTTGTTTTCCTTGTTTACCCTCATCTATTGCTCCATCTTCCAGCATATAAGTAACTCTCTCACTAACTAGTTTCTCTCCCACTTGTtgatatattttttttcttgtttttCTCGTGATTTATGAGCTTCTATGTTTGTGCGCACTCAATCCGAATAAGCATAATGATTTTAAATGAAGAGTCTACTTCTTGAAAGGAGAATTCTGATGTGTTATGATGCcataattaatcaaagtagcaGAGAGATACATGTGTTAGTGCAGGCTGATTTTGGGATCATGTATTCTTTTTCTTTGGGAGTTCAAATCTCCAACTGGAAATGGGAAGTAAATCTCAAACTGCTGATGTTCTGTTCATTAAAAAGAAATAACAAACTATACTTAATTAGGAAATGCTGCATCTTAAATATTTCTGTACACATGAGTGCTCTGTAGTTTGACTACTTATGTTTTCACTTATTCATTAAGCTCATTTACAATTGAACAATGTCATTAATGTGTGTGTTTCTTGTGCTTGATACTTGGCAGGCGTCTGGCAACTCCAGTGCTCTCTTCTTGACAGCAGCTGCGCAGAACCTTCTGTGTCTGAAGTTAGCAGAGGAGATTGGTGTTAAGATTGGAAACCCGTGGATAACTTGGTTAAAGGTTGCTAGTTTGCCAGCACTTGTTGGGCTTTTAGTGACTCCTTATTTGTTATACAAGATATTCCCCCCTGAAATAAAGGACACTCCTGATGCTCCAGCATTAGCTGCTCAGAAGCTTAAAAACATGGGGCCAGTAACAAGAAATGAATGGATCATGATTGGTACAATGCTTCTTGCAGTCTCACTATGGATTTTTGGGTAAGATTTTTCATTTAGGAGGATTCTTACCATAAATTGACTTGCAATCTCAAGTTTTACTTTTGTGAACTTGACTTGTTCTTAATTTGTTTCTTTACACTGTTCTGTGGATTGcatacacatacacacacaGAAGTACCTTTCTTGATTGGTGCCTGTTGAAGTACTCGTTGCGAACCATGTTCACCAACAGCACTGTTCAGCATGCTATTGGTGTATTCATTATTGTTCCGTGTAGTGTTTTCCCCTGAAAGGTTCATTTATCAGTCTGAAATAAGCAGCGAGTTCCACTCAGGGTTTTGTGTGGacgtttaaaatatttattttttctTTGCAGCCAAGAATTAATATGTTTCTAATGTAATCAGTTCCCCCTTTTCTTAGATGTGGGAAAGTTTATTCTGATCCTAATGGTGCAGGGAAACTATTGGCGTATCTAGCGTTGTTGCTGCAATGATTGGACTCTCAATTCTTCTCCTGCTTGGAGTGCTGAACTGGGAGGACTGTTTGAATGAGAAGTCTGCATGGGACACCTTAGCTTGGTTTGCTATTCTAGTTGGCTTGGCTGGGCAACTTACTAGCCTCGGAATTGTGTCATGGATGTCGAGCTGTGTTGCCAAGGTTCTCCAATCCTTCTCGTTGAGTTGGCCTGCAGCATTTGGTGTTCTTCAGGCCTCGTACTTCTTTATTCACTATCTGTTTGCAAGCCAGACTGCACATGTTGGTGCTTTGTACTCTGCATTTCTTGCGATGCATTTAGCAGCTGGTGTACCAGCTCTAATGGCAGCTCTTGCTTTGACGTACAACGCAAATCTCTTCGGTGCACTAACTCACTATAGTAGTGGGCAATCTGCAGTATATTATGGAggtatttttttcttttccatcttttttcTTGAACACATGTTTTCCAAATTTGCTAGCAATCCACTGTGTTGGTTTGGTACCTTCCATACTTGTTTCTGCCCCAGCTTTCAATGTAGATGCATGGAGCAGTTCATTAACTGATTAGCCTCTATCTTGTACTGCAATGTTTAGAACACATTCTGACATATCATTTGTTTCCATTTGACCACTTCAATTTACTGAATCTTTCTTTAGGTATTAGGTATGTCAAGCGTATTTCACTATGAAAACTACCCCCATATCTTTGTCAGAACAAAACCATGATTCAGTGGAGCCTCGTAATGGAATGAAACCACAAGAGAAGCCGATGCGCATACAAACATATGAATAGATTTGTTTTTTTTACTATTATTAGGTATTTCGTTTAGTGGAAGTTTTGTATTTATTTTCTAGTGGGTAACCTGATGTTTTCCTTGTGCAGCGGGGTATGTTGACCTTCCTGATGTATTCAAGTTGGGTTTTACAACAGCCGCGATCAATGCTGTAATCTGGGGAGTAGTTGGTGCATTCtggtggaaatttttggggctTTATTGAGTCTTAGAGCAGTGCAAGTTCATGAAAATTGCACCTTACTAAACCTGTAACTCATGATCCACCATTGGAGGGGGGTCATTTTTCTTCTGAGGCACTCGGTGAATGCATAATAATAGAGTGATGTCCATCTTCGAAGTTTTTGAACTTGCTACACTTGCACAAAATGATCAACCCAGAAAGCAGATGGGTTTTCGTAGGTTGGTAAGATCGTCTTATATCTCCTTGATGTACTATGGCATCTCCCCCTCAAGGGAATTAAGTGTGTGGGTGAGTTTTGATGCCTCGTATCTTGGTCTTTTGAGGCTGTGAATCTCCAACGAAGGGAATTATTGATACCTCAGACAGCGTAAATTGTGCCCGGGAACAAAATACCTGCACTTGCCTGACGTGCTTCAAAGAACTAAAACGGTGAATTGTGACAGTGAAGCAAACGTGCTCTAACGCTCAACGCAACAATGTGAGGTACTGGAAGTTGAATTACGGGCTGAGTTGCTGTGCACTTGTCTGCAACATGAGACGTTGCTTAGCGTTAAAACCGCTAGAAGGTACAGCATTTGAAAGTAAAAAACGCCAGCCAAGTTGCCTGGTGGCTAAATAGGATGCCCATTTTGAGAGTGGTACTTCGGGTCCGTTCGTTTCCGGGATCTAAAGACCGAAacatctaaagtttagaggtccGGCACCGAACCGGCCTCTAATCGCACGAGTGGCCTTCCTTTAGAGGCCGCGATTCTTTAAAGGGAGCGAGCACTCTAATCGCATCGCGATTCCCAGTGCTACCCCCATCCTGCtctgctcccccccccctcgcgccgccgcccctgctcggctgctccccccgcgcgccgccgcccgctgctcctgctccccccgcgcgccaCCTCTTTAGTTCATCTTCTTTGCCCTTCAAACGGATCTGTTGTTGGTGGACGCGtcgcgagccgcgccgccgccgcccgctgcagGCCCCTTGCCATGCCGCCGTCTCCCGCCATAGGCTTCACGCCACGCCGATGCACGCCaccgagccacgccgccgctggccgccgcaGGCCCACGCCGCCACTGCACGCCGTAGGTCCGAGCCGCCACACGATGCAGATCCGCTCCGcgtcgtcatcgtcgtcgtcgccgtagATCCgcaggggaagggaggggaagagaggggaggcGTCGGGAAGGGAGGGGTGGcgtgggaggcggcggcgggaaagGAGCGGAGGGGtaggggaagggaggggaggcGGTGTGAAAGGAGGGGCGCTGTGGGAGCTGACTGGGAAAGGAGGGGAGAGGgcaggggaagggaggggcacATTTGGTAGATGGCGATGGGAAAGGAGGACCGAACACTTATCACCCCCTTAATTTTCTGACACCCCGTTTTTGGGCCCCACATAATAATCTAAGTGTTTTTAATGCATTTGCACTTTATATCACATTGCATGGATAGGGGGGTAAAACTGTAAATTTACTCGTATTAGAGGGCTGTAACGAACAGCGCTCTAAATATTAGAGGTCTAAAATGCTTAGACCTCTAATTTACAGGACTGTTTTTTAGAGACCTCTAGGGGGAAACGAACACGCTCGAACGTTGAGGTGTTCGTGTGAGAGGTAACAGACGATGATGCAACGTTTAGGTGTGCTGTTCTGATCAAATTCGTGAGAGGCGATCGAGACGTTCCTCTTCGATTTGGTCGAAGCAGGCGGCAGCTACGATCTACTAGACCGGAACAATTCAGCAGTAGACAGTTGCTCCCAAGGATCTATTTCAATCACCGTCGCGTTTCTTAACTGTGCTTCTGCACATGATTGCAGCGTTGCGGCTGTCACTGAATTGCAAGGTCGATGCGCAAGCCAGATAGATAATTGAGGAAGAAGGGTCGTTAACTCGTTATGCCCTCCTCTCTCAGGCTCTGCCGCCCTACCAACGCCTACGCTTCTCCTGTTCGCGGCGGTCCAGCAATGCGGCGGGGGTGAGGCGGCCGAGCCGGCCGGCGGTGGCACATGGCAGCAACACCAGCCGACCAGAGAGCACGAGACTTGAATACACGTACACCGTGCCCGCCCGGAAGTCGGAATCAACGGGCGCCTCGGCCGGGCCGGTTCGGCCAGCTTTTTGCGTGACGACGACCCCTGACCCAGGCCGACCTGAGGATACGAACACGAGGAGCTCGGACGGTTGTGCAGCCAGCAGCCGGACAAACAGGCTCACGCGCCGCCCGCTTCGTTCACACAGTCACACGACCTCCACGGCtagggccggcggcggtggcgacgcGGGGCAAGCAAAACGTTTCCGCTCTCGCCGTCGCCGAcctcccgctccgccgcgcctccaAGGTCCCGTCGGCCGGCGTCCATCGATCGACCAGGACTGGCCGGCGGACCCGCTGGGGCTCACCGGCTCGGCGTtttccgcccccgccgcgcccaccCGGACCGATCCGCCCGTTAGGTGCGCGTGTGGGGGCTCGCCCGGCACGTACGCGGGCGCGGAAAGCAGCGGGGACGGGGCGGGACCAGGGACGCCAGGCGGCCAGAGCCCCCCGCGCCCACGCGGCCCGCCGGCCGGTGTCGCCGTCCCAGCCACGGCAGACGTGGGGGTAAACTAACGAGCGCCTTTCCGGTCAGGGTCGACCACAATCTCACACGCCGCGCGCGTGCCGGCCTTGCCTTGCCTCGCCGCGCGTGGCGTGGCGTGGTCTTCCCGTTGCCAGCCCGtgcgcgcgcgcacgccggcgggcgggcggccgcTCCACCGTGCACTCCTTGTACGATCCTCTCGGTCGCCGTGCGCCGGGAGATCGAGGGGCCGCCGGATGACGCCACTCCGTTGGAGAGCTCGCGGCCGCAGGCATGGAGGCTgcgcccctgctctgctcgacTGCTCCTCCCCTTCCGCCCCATCATCCCCATCCCCCATGGCCCCCATGGTCCACGCACCTCCGTCAGCGCAACTCCCCTGCTTGGCACGGTGCAATTGGAGAGCCGAGCAGGGCCGAGCCCCCACCGCCCTTGTCCCGTTCCCGAGCCTTCCTAGCGATCACCCCCTTCGGTCCCCGGTCCTTCAtgctgccgccgcctccgcagGGCGAGGCTTTTACTGTGCGCAGCAACACAGTGCAGCGACTGCCGCTCGATGATGCAGCGCGCCTGTCAGTAACCTAAGTTACTGCCGGCTCAAAGCTGATCGCCGAGCTCCGACGACCTGCCCGGCGAGACTTTTCCCTCTCCTCGAGGTGAATCAGATCAGAATAATCCCCCCGGTTTTAACCGCACACGCCGCAGGTACGGCAGGCGATTCTACATCTACCAATCCGCCGGCCGCTGTCAAAATTGAATGCCCTCGAATCAAATTCGTAAAGCGAGAGGAGCAGGGAGATCAGATCGCCACGGGTTTTAAGTTTTGACAGTTCAAGAGGATAGACGCCGGGCGCCGGTGGATCAGGATCACCCAGGATGCCAGGGCCGGGTGTAATTTTCGCCGCCGTTTTCACGCCAGGCCCGGCGGGCGGCGACCGACAGGTCCCATCGCCTTTGTTGAAGAATCCTCCTCCTCCACGACCCGAGCACAGCTCCTGTCCTCTCGGCCGGCCGGCCATGTCGTGCCGAGCCGCGAGCCCCGCAGCCCGGGGTTACGTCGAGCCGGGCCAGACACCTGTCACGCGAGTCTGCGTACTCGCGTTGGGCTGATGCGTACGTGCCGCCAACCCCCGCGCTGCTGTTCTCGGAAAGGAACGAGCGCGATGTGCCGCGAACCAGATTGAGAAAGGTTCGGAGCCTTTTTCCCATAGCGATCGAGTGAAACACACTGTTCTTTTGCAAATTGATCGATGCCCCCTTGCAATTTCTTGGCTTCCTCAGCTGTTTTTCCGGAGCGTAATCCAAGGCGGCTGAGTTCAGGTGTGTCTCTACGGCAGATGGCACTTTTATTTTGCTCCATGTTTGCGTTTTATCTGAGAGGCAGCGCGCTACGGTTTGTTGCATAAAGCTGATGCGCAATGCCAGTGCGCCATTGATGTGGCCGTGGTCTTTGGTCTACTACTAGTTTTGCCGATTCTGACCAAGCTCTCTTCGGCCGCGACAGGTCTCGACGACCCTGTTTATTGCCATGTCTGGGTTCCTGAACCGAACTAGCTAGTGTTCAGAGCAACCCTCGAGCAAGGCCTGCCTGGACGTCTTCCTTGTGGGGCAGCTGGCACCACCATCATGCAATGCAGAAAGGGCGCGGTGACGTGCTCAAGATACTCGTACTGAACTGAACCACTTGAGCAGTTGGTTGGCTACATGCTAAAGCTTCGAGCCTTTGACATGGAGTGTAGGACGACGCATCATTGGGTACCAACTACCAATCACCTGGACATCATTCCATACCGGAAAAGACACGGTGCGCTCAGAAAGCCAGCCGTTGCCAATAGAAAACGGACCAAAaagttcctccccctttctTTTTCAAGATTCGAATTGGATAGCGTTCTCCTCAATTCTAGGCAAAGATCGGGAAACAAAAATCATGCTGCGCGTAGAGACGAGACGTGCAACCACCACCGGCCCGGGAAAAAAAAAGCCTACTGAAAAACTAATCAGCCATGCAGTCTCAAAAGATGAGCGCAAAATCAACGGACGCATCCAAACGGTTCCATCTTTTAGGACGAAATTGTTTCTTTGTTTTTCCCCCTTCTTTTTCTAATCCGCGTCGTTGTCAGTGCAGCTGCTTTCCGTGAATGATCCGGATGAACAAGCGGGGTTAGAAAATGGGGAAAACAAAAACGGACGCGCCTCATGGGCGTTCCCCGTCGACGCGATCCGGTTGGATCCAGCGAGGTTGAACAACGGAAGCGCGCGTCTCACAAAAGCCGCGGCCGCGACCGCGATGGCGAGATTGACCAAAAGGAAGAACCGATCTGGGTGGTCGCGATCCCGGCGCGTGCGAATCTTCCATTCTTCTCCTCCGGCGCCGGTCTGGCGAGAGGCGCCGGGCCGGGGAGAGCGTCGCGTACGCACGTGTAGAAGAACTGCGACCGCGAGCGGGACGAACCCGTCCGAGTCGCGCGAAGCCGCGCAGGCGCAAGGCTCCTCCCCGGAGTCCTGCCGCGAGGCGGAGAGGGCTACgcgagaagaaaaaaaaaagtggGCCGAGGGGCAGACCGGGCAAAGGGAAGAAGCGGGGGCTCCACCATTTCCCGAAAAAAGGCTGGTGCCCCTGCCGCTTGCCGTATGAATTGGCGTCTTGCAGAGGGGCGCGTCGCCTTTTTGGGGCTCCCCGGGGGGCTCCCGGCTCTGCCCCACGGCCGAAAAGCCCGCTCCCTTTCCCCGGACCAGGCGCCGGGCGCCGGTTCCGCGCATGCCCCCTGTTCCGTTCCGAGCTTTGGTGCATGGCCGATGGCTCCCGCCTCCCGGGCTCGGCTTGGCGTCACCGGCAGCAGTtcggcaccaccaccaccaccaccacttgCTGCTGCTTCCGCTTCGCGCCGTGAGTTCGGTCAATGTCTTTTGCTCGTCGTGGTGCGCAAAAGGTCGTTTGCTGATGGTCATGGGGGCATGCATGATCGGCGAGTACGTTTGTGGAGTGGCTGTCACGGCCGTGAGGGTACGATTGGCTTCGATAGTACTTTTGCTTATAGATGCACGGAAATTTTTGCAGCCCTCTTTTCTATAAATATTAATTCGCAAAGATTTTACATGTTCGAACAAAATTGGTAGAACACAAACTCTCGTGATCATTAGAAGCTCCCTAATTCATACGCCTAATGTACATGAGACGCAAGAAAAACTAATTGTGCTCCCGGTAAGCCAAAGCAAATGCAGATAGCACACATCCGAGTcatttcttcttctcctccggTGCAATATAAATCCCGTCTCATAAAAAAATAAATCCCGTTCCGTTCGGGGGAAAAAGGCCAACAAGGTGTTTAAGTCAGTTTAACTTTGTCACCAAATTCTCTCCTCGCTATGCAGATGCAGTAAGCAGTATGCACGATGCCTGCGTGCGCATCGGAGTTCTCATGCTTGTCCTTTTTTTTAACTTGCAACGCTGGCTGGTCGCCTGGTCCCATCTGCCGCCGTGGATCCTTAACCATGGTGATTTCCTGCACCACGAGTCGACCACCATCCCAGGTAACCTGACCAACCCGAGCTCCCCCTTCTCCAGTCTCCTCACCCTTCTCCGCTCGTCTTTTAAGCACACAGTTCTTGCGCCCCGAAAATAGTAACCGGAGAGAGCGAAGAAAAAACCCCTCACTCCACTCCAGACTCCAGTACTCCACACACGCACACGCACGTACACAGAGAGAGCAAGGGGATCATGAGAAACCTCAGGAACATCCCAAGTAGCTCTCAGTTGTACTAGGAGGCGCTTGGATCGGAGCTGGGGAAGAAGACAAGGCAACCATGGTGATGGTCCTGGGTGGTGGCCACAGCAAGACGGACGAGAACCATCACCGGAGGAGCCACCCCCGCCTCGCCCCGTCACCCTTTCCCCGGCTGCCCTTCCCCTGATCGAAAACCCTCTGTGATCCTTCCTTCTCCTTGGCTCTGGATCAGAACCGTCTTTTTTTCTTGGAATATTTGAGAATTTCGCGTGAAGTCGAGCGACTCAGCATGAAGAGACCGAGCGGCTCCGtctccggcggcggtggcggcagccCCGGCCTCCTTCCGATTGTTCACAGCGGTAGGTTCTGCTGATCTCTTTTTCCCGGCGATTCTGTGCTGCGTTCTGTTTCGGCGTCTTCGGACGGTTTCGCTGATGTGGGGTTTGTTTGGAAAGATGACGGCTTTGGTGGCGTCGGGGTGGAGGAGGCCGACGAGGACATGGTgctgtgcggcggcggcggaggcgggggcggggAGAAGAAGCGGCGGCTGAGCACGGATCAGGTGCGCGCGCTGGAGCGGAGCTTCGAGACGGAGAACAAGCTGGAGCCGGAGCGGAAGGCGCGGCTGGCGCTGGACCTCGGCCTGCAGCCGCGCCAGGTTGCCGTCTGGTTCCAGAACCGCCGCGCGCGGTGGAAGACCAAGCAGCTCGAGC
The Panicum hallii strain FIL2 chromosome 6, PHallii_v3.1, whole genome shotgun sequence genome window above contains:
- the LOC112897728 gene encoding dicarboxylate transporter 2.1, chloroplastic-like translates to MESLRLAVSHRPALPLPTPPGHLRRRHVHLQPSPNSLSLSLPISPHLAPAARRHLPPLLAAAPGSPAASPSPAPKPAAAAGGAKPLPLLLSVAAGLAVRFLVPRPAEVTPQAWQLLSIFLSTIAGLVLGPLPVGAWAFLGLTATVATRTLPFTAAFGAFTNEVIWLIVISFFFARGFVKTGLGDRVATYFVKWLGRSTLGLSYGLAISEAFIAPAMPSTTARAGGVFLPIVKSLSLSSGSKPNDPSAKKLGSYLVQSQLQASGNSSALFLTAAAQNLLCLKLAEEIGVKIGNPWITWLKVASLPALVGLLVTPYLLYKIFPPEIKDTPDAPALAAQKLKNMGPVTRNEWIMIGTMLLAVSLWIFGETIGVSSVVAAMIGLSILLLLGVLNWEDCLNEKSAWDTLAWFAILVGLAGQLTSLGIVSWMSSCVAKVLQSFSLSWPAAFGVLQASYFFIHYLFASQTAHVGALYSAFLAMHLAAGVPALMAALALTYNANLFGALTHYSSGQSAVYYGAGYVDLPDVFKLGFTTAAINAVIWGVVGAFWWKFLGLY